In Sutterella faecalis, a genomic segment contains:
- a CDS encoding CYTH domain-containing protein, which yields MAKEIERKYLVKGDAWRKLAQGVHYRQGYLNSAKERTVRIRTVGEKAVITVKGPTIGVTRMEFEYSIPFSDCVTMLEKLAEQPIIEKTRYKIPMGSFTWEIDEFFGVNAGLIVAEIELPSEDTPFEKPDWIGEEVSGDPRYFNSNLVAHPFSTWGK from the coding sequence ATGGCAAAGGAAATCGAAAGGAAATATCTCGTTAAGGGCGATGCCTGGCGCAAATTGGCTCAAGGCGTGCACTACCGTCAGGGATATCTCAACAGTGCCAAGGAACGAACCGTGCGCATCCGCACGGTGGGCGAGAAAGCGGTAATCACCGTCAAGGGCCCCACGATCGGCGTTACACGCATGGAATTTGAGTATTCGATTCCTTTCAGCGATTGCGTGACGATGCTTGAGAAGCTTGCGGAACAGCCCATCATCGAGAAAACCCGCTACAAAATTCCCATGGGCAGCTTTACCTGGGAAATCGATGAATTTTTTGGCGTCAATGCCGGCCTCATCGTGGCTGAAATTGAATTGCCAAGCGAAGACACGCCTTTTGAAAAGCCCGACTGGATTGGTGAGGAAGTATCCGGGGATCCGAGGTACTTCAATTCCAACCTGGTTGCTCATCCCTTCAGTACGTGGGGAAAGTGA
- a CDS encoding Na/Pi cotransporter family protein has protein sequence MPALLLQIAGAVALLVWGTYMVKTGILRTFGESLRVCLAKYLKNRFLGFFAGFSLAAVLQSSTASALLVAGLQAGGLVTTAIALAAVLGADVGSAFMVRVLTLDLSSAVPVLILAGTFLFLRRTNERSGQFGRILLGLAFILMALRMIMEGTLPLRESEELTAATQWFDASTPLSILLGILLALAFFSSLAVVATTAAFHAAGILSMEAGLWVVLGANLGSALLAILTTSGSSRTARKAPLGNGLFRTIGFVLGAVTLGLVPPVKSYFSMLPDGIVLFHLAYNAVVCLFGLLFVGPAAKLIDSLFPSKPVPSDGEVELLAEENLLSVKTSLRLAKKEIAKTAEILERYWEDLRRMLSINPPAGELLLMESRRKLLERRCRAVSVYLAAVVRLGLTAEESRSWDRVSTLSDSLGFAVSVCGQIFKTVRKNKWRDSRFFSSPGLTELLATHDEVANMLRELEELISQNGNKEVLVHMLAKEEQALSGKDFELVVRHMDRVSSGVSESVETSALHVELLALYRRVAAILMNAARSA, from the coding sequence ATGCCTGCGCTTTTGCTTCAGATCGCCGGCGCCGTAGCGCTCCTTGTCTGGGGCACCTACATGGTGAAGACCGGAATTCTCCGAACCTTCGGGGAATCTCTCCGGGTCTGTCTCGCGAAATACCTTAAAAACCGCTTTCTGGGATTTTTTGCGGGCTTCTCTCTTGCGGCCGTTCTTCAGAGTTCGACCGCGTCCGCCTTGCTGGTTGCCGGACTTCAGGCCGGAGGCCTGGTCACCACAGCCATTGCGCTCGCCGCCGTCCTGGGTGCCGATGTAGGCAGCGCCTTTATGGTACGCGTCCTGACGCTGGATCTTTCTTCGGCAGTGCCTGTTCTTATTCTTGCAGGCACTTTCCTATTTTTGAGGCGCACAAACGAACGCTCCGGCCAATTCGGCCGCATTCTGCTAGGCCTTGCCTTCATTTTGATGGCGCTCCGCATGATCATGGAGGGCACTCTTCCGCTTCGTGAAAGTGAAGAACTGACTGCCGCCACTCAATGGTTTGATGCCTCGACCCCTCTGAGCATTTTGCTGGGAATCCTGCTGGCTCTTGCATTCTTCTCCAGCCTTGCTGTCGTCGCCACCACTGCAGCGTTTCATGCAGCGGGGATTCTCTCCATGGAAGCCGGACTCTGGGTGGTGCTGGGGGCAAATCTCGGCAGTGCACTCCTTGCCATTCTTACCACCTCCGGAAGCTCTCGTACGGCGAGAAAAGCTCCCTTAGGGAACGGTCTCTTTCGAACGATCGGCTTTGTCCTGGGCGCCGTAACTTTAGGTCTGGTGCCTCCGGTCAAATCCTATTTTTCAATGCTCCCGGACGGCATAGTGCTTTTTCACCTGGCCTACAACGCCGTCGTCTGTCTCTTCGGACTCTTATTCGTCGGTCCGGCGGCAAAGCTCATTGACTCGCTTTTCCCTTCCAAACCCGTTCCATCTGATGGGGAAGTTGAACTTCTGGCCGAAGAAAATCTCCTCTCGGTGAAAACCTCTCTCAGACTGGCGAAAAAAGAAATCGCCAAAACGGCCGAAATCCTGGAACGATACTGGGAAGATCTGCGAAGGATGCTTTCCATCAATCCTCCTGCAGGGGAACTTCTTCTGATGGAAAGCCGCAGAAAGCTTCTTGAACGGCGCTGCCGGGCAGTATCCGTCTACCTCGCCGCGGTTGTCCGGCTCGGCCTCACCGCGGAAGAGTCCCGCAGTTGGGATCGGGTCTCAACCCTGAGCGATTCGCTCGGATTTGCAGTCAGCGTTTGCGGCCAGATCTTTAAAACCGTACGCAAAAACAAATGGAGGGACAGCCGCTTTTTCTCTTCTCCCGGACTTACAGAACTTCTTGCAACGCACGATGAAGTAGCCAACATGCTCAGGGAGCTTGAGGAGCTCATTTCTCAGAATGGGAATAAGGAAGTCCTGGTCCACATGCTGGCAAAGGAAGAGCAGGCATTAAGCGGAAAGGATTTCGAGCTGGTCGTCAGGCACATGGATCGCGTTTCATCCGGCGTCTCTGAATCGGTTGAAACCAGTGCACTGCATGTTGAGCTTCTGGCCCTCTATCGACGAGTTGCTGCAATCCTGATGAATGCCGCACGCTCTGCCTGA
- a CDS encoding LysR family transcriptional regulator: protein MLSLIHLRTFITTARVMNFTQASYELCLSQPAVSGHIAALEAELGVKLFERTGRKVVLTDAGRLVLRAALDITDRIRSLEGELEDLSQLHSGTIRIGASRIIGVYLLPKILTAFRETFPDIELLVSIHTAHTIGRLVEENAFDLAVVAEGDEHLRTGNVGVKRIGTDRLAIVAPAGGKFRKGNVLSAEEAALEQFILPGRSTASAQNLRRQLEGLGIRLKSTIEMDDAGAIKRAVEEGAGLAVISRAVVERELEDHRLVELSVPGWEPRRGIFMLWRQDRRFSRNTEVFMEFLKQKLADN, encoded by the coding sequence ATGCTTTCACTTATTCATCTGCGGACTTTCATTACGACGGCGCGCGTCATGAATTTCACGCAGGCCTCGTATGAACTTTGTCTCTCCCAGCCTGCCGTGAGCGGGCACATCGCCGCACTGGAGGCAGAGCTCGGCGTGAAGCTTTTTGAGCGGACAGGACGAAAAGTGGTGCTCACAGACGCCGGCCGGCTGGTGCTGCGTGCCGCGCTTGACATTACGGATCGCATCAGGTCCCTCGAGGGAGAGCTTGAAGATCTGAGTCAGCTTCACAGCGGAACGATCCGGATTGGCGCCTCAAGGATTATTGGGGTCTACCTGCTTCCAAAAATTCTGACGGCGTTTCGGGAAACTTTCCCGGATATCGAATTGCTGGTCTCCATCCATACGGCACATACCATCGGGCGCCTGGTGGAAGAAAATGCCTTTGATCTCGCGGTCGTAGCGGAAGGCGACGAACATTTGCGGACCGGGAACGTCGGCGTCAAGAGGATCGGGACTGATCGGCTTGCCATAGTGGCGCCGGCGGGAGGCAAATTTAGGAAGGGGAACGTGCTGTCTGCCGAGGAAGCTGCCCTCGAACAATTCATTCTGCCGGGACGAAGCACGGCCTCTGCGCAGAACCTGCGTCGTCAGCTGGAGGGACTGGGCATACGCCTGAAAAGCACGATTGAGATGGATGACGCAGGGGCCATCAAACGAGCGGTTGAAGAGGGAGCGGGTCTTGCCGTGATTTCCCGGGCGGTCGTGGAGCGTGAACTCGAGGATCATCGGTTGGTGGAGCTCTCAGTCCCGGGCTGGGAGCCTCGTCGCGGTATCTTTATGCTGTGGCGGCAGGATCGTCGCTTTTCGCGAAATACAGAAGTCTTTATGGAGTTTCTGAAGCAGAAGCTGGCTGACAACTGA
- a CDS encoding RsmB/NOP family class I SAM-dependent RNA methyltransferase, with the protein MPENHPRRRAFEMQKPRRTERAEPGRRRTERQIAADKRRREERAREGVVKKAGPKTPEHRMAPRAPGRVRVTTLIVDELARALKVILKFDGPADVLMKLFFKSNPQLGMRDRGIIAEGIYDALRRYGTLRAAMRPVHPDRAPKLAALAVLARQHGIEAISPAAIGSEEGPLKNVLAFDASKAPAHVRAELPQWMFDLIEAQYPDSQDLYRAMTEGAPLDLRVNLLKATREEVLAELEKNGVEALPTPLSPDGVRLPTKPGLTRWPIYKDGLVDVQDEGSQLIARLLTPRRREMVCDFCAGAGGKTLALGALMRSTGSLYAFDVNEKRLAGLAPRMRRAGLTNVHPIAIRSEQDQRVRRLNGKFDRVLVDAPCTGTGTLRRNPDLKWRLSPEELERINAIQKSVLASAAKLVKKGGRLVYATCSLLKRENQDVVEAFLAVNPGWRLVPVKEVFEQQGIHFGSGQLERFEGYMQLLPHVNNTDGFFAAVLERDE; encoded by the coding sequence ATGCCTGAAAATCATCCCCGGCGCCGTGCCTTTGAAATGCAGAAGCCCCGCCGTACGGAGCGCGCCGAACCGGGCCGCCGCCGCACGGAACGCCAGATTGCCGCCGATAAGCGCCGCCGCGAGGAACGCGCCCGCGAAGGGGTCGTGAAAAAAGCCGGACCGAAGACGCCGGAACACCGCATGGCGCCCCGCGCGCCCGGCCGCGTCCGCGTGACGACCCTGATCGTTGACGAGCTCGCCCGCGCGCTCAAGGTGATCCTTAAGTTTGACGGCCCTGCCGACGTGCTCATGAAGCTCTTCTTCAAGAGCAATCCTCAGCTCGGCATGCGCGACCGCGGCATCATCGCCGAAGGCATCTACGATGCGCTTCGCCGCTACGGCACGCTGCGGGCCGCCATGCGCCCGGTCCATCCGGATCGTGCTCCGAAGCTCGCGGCCCTTGCCGTTCTCGCGCGCCAGCACGGCATCGAAGCGATTTCGCCCGCCGCCATCGGATCCGAGGAAGGCCCCCTGAAGAATGTCCTCGCTTTTGATGCCTCCAAGGCGCCCGCGCACGTGCGCGCCGAGCTTCCGCAGTGGATGTTTGATCTGATTGAGGCGCAGTATCCGGATTCGCAGGACCTCTACCGCGCGATGACGGAAGGCGCTCCCCTTGACCTTCGCGTGAATCTCCTCAAGGCGACGCGCGAGGAAGTGCTCGCCGAACTCGAAAAGAACGGAGTTGAAGCGCTTCCGACGCCGCTTTCGCCCGACGGCGTTCGTCTTCCGACGAAGCCCGGCCTCACCCGCTGGCCGATTTACAAGGACGGCCTCGTTGACGTGCAGGACGAGGGCTCGCAGCTCATCGCGCGCCTTCTCACGCCCCGCCGCCGCGAGATGGTCTGCGACTTCTGCGCAGGCGCGGGCGGAAAGACCCTTGCGTTGGGCGCTCTCATGCGCTCGACGGGGAGCCTCTACGCCTTTGACGTGAATGAAAAGCGCCTCGCGGGTCTCGCTCCCCGCATGCGCCGCGCCGGTCTCACGAACGTTCATCCGATCGCGATCAGGAGCGAACAGGACCAGCGCGTGAGGAGGCTGAACGGCAAGTTCGACCGCGTTCTCGTCGATGCGCCCTGCACGGGCACCGGTACGCTGAGGCGCAACCCCGACCTCAAGTGGCGTTTGTCGCCCGAGGAGCTCGAGCGCATCAACGCCATTCAGAAGAGCGTGCTCGCAAGCGCTGCGAAGCTCGTGAAGAAGGGCGGGCGCCTCGTCTATGCGACCTGCTCGCTTCTGAAGCGCGAAAACCAGGACGTGGTGGAAGCCTTCCTCGCCGTCAATCCCGGCTGGCGTCTCGTTCCCGTGAAGGAAGTCTTCGAGCAGCAGGGGATTCACTTCGGTTCCGGCCAGCTCGAGCGTTTTGAAGGCTACATGCAGCTTCTGCCGCACGTGAACAACACGGACGGTTTCTTCGCTGCCGTGCTTGAGCGTGATGAATAA
- the ybaK gene encoding Cys-tRNA(Pro) deacylase encodes MSKSQHQSLTPATQWLKEHKIPFEEKSYEYVEHGGTALAASACGLDHHHVIKTLVMEDENKKPLIILMHGDCEVSTKNLARQIGVKHVAPCKPEQAQRNSGYFVGGTSPFGTKKKMPVYVEDTILELDHIFINGGRRGYQVGIDPKVLTDVLGAKPVHCANPE; translated from the coding sequence ATGTCAAAGTCTCAGCACCAGAGCCTTACGCCCGCGACGCAGTGGCTCAAGGAACACAAGATTCCCTTTGAAGAAAAGTCGTACGAATACGTCGAGCACGGCGGCACGGCGCTTGCCGCTTCCGCCTGCGGGCTCGACCATCACCACGTCATCAAGACGCTCGTGATGGAGGATGAGAACAAGAAGCCCCTCATCATTCTCATGCACGGCGACTGCGAGGTCTCGACCAAAAATCTCGCCCGCCAGATCGGCGTAAAGCACGTCGCTCCCTGCAAGCCGGAACAGGCGCAGCGGAATTCCGGCTACTTCGTGGGCGGCACCTCTCCCTTCGGCACGAAGAAGAAGATGCCCGTCTACGTTGAGGATACGATTCTCGAGCTCGACCACATCTTCATCAACGGCGGCCGCCGCGGTTATCAGGTCGGCATTGATCCGAAGGTTCTGACCGACGTGCTCGGCGCCAAGCCGGTGCACTGCGCGAACCCGGAATAA
- the purN gene encoding phosphoribosylglycinamide formyltransferase: MKNIVILLSGRGSNFEAILRTARAENWEAEGLRIAAVFSNRPDAKGLATARAEGLDAFAVDHKAFATREAFDEELARRIEPYEPAVIVLAGFMRILTPGFVSRWEGKILNIHPALLPLFPGLDTHRRCIEAGCRVHGSTVHFVSAVLDGGAIIGQSVVPVMTTDTPDTLAARLLPYEHKVYPKCVKAVAEGRVKLVDGRAVMDDATARELAVFYAE, from the coding sequence ATGAAGAACATCGTCATTCTGCTTTCCGGCCGCGGAAGCAACTTTGAAGCCATCCTGCGCACGGCGCGCGCTGAAAACTGGGAGGCTGAGGGCCTCAGAATCGCCGCGGTCTTCTCGAACCGTCCGGACGCCAAGGGACTTGCGACTGCCCGCGCCGAGGGGCTCGATGCCTTTGCGGTCGACCACAAGGCCTTCGCCACGCGCGAAGCTTTCGATGAGGAGCTCGCGCGCCGGATCGAGCCCTATGAACCCGCCGTCATCGTGCTCGCGGGCTTCATGCGCATTCTGACCCCGGGCTTCGTTTCCCGCTGGGAAGGAAAAATCCTCAATATTCACCCGGCGCTCCTGCCGCTTTTCCCCGGGCTTGATACCCACCGCCGCTGCATTGAAGCGGGCTGCCGCGTTCATGGTTCGACCGTGCACTTCGTTTCCGCCGTTCTCGACGGGGGCGCCATCATCGGCCAGTCCGTGGTGCCGGTGATGACGACCGACACGCCCGATACGCTTGCCGCGCGCCTTCTCCCCTATGAGCACAAGGTCTATCCGAAGTGCGTGAAGGCCGTGGCCGAAGGCCGCGTGAAGCTCGTTGACGGCCGCGCCGTGATGGACGACGCCACCGCGCGCGAGCTTGCCGTCTTTTATGCGGAATAA
- a CDS encoding bifunctional riboflavin kinase/FAD synthetase has protein sequence MHVFRGLPDPRLRVPSAIAIGNFDGVHTGHQALLHGMVDAAKDRGLVPSVLTFEPHPREYFPHLDPVPRISTLFDKVKRILDCGVERIYMLPFNERIAREGAEHFVKEVLVKGLDCRWITVGEDFRFGSGRAADAHDLVNFGREHHFETWISPLLFHGERKVSSTRVREALAAGDFYETSLMLGRPYTMSGRVIHGQALGRTLGYPTLNIAPIPPGSRARPALSGVFAVRVDGILPGASIPGVASLGLRPTVTSSRRWLLETHLFDWHGDAYGRHICVRFIERIRSEQKFSGLPELTAAIKNDAARARQILGLAPGTPE, from the coding sequence ATGCACGTTTTCCGCGGTCTCCCTGATCCCCGCCTGCGCGTTCCGAGCGCCATCGCCATCGGCAATTTCGACGGCGTGCACACGGGCCACCAGGCGCTTCTTCACGGCATGGTCGATGCCGCAAAGGATCGCGGTCTCGTGCCTTCGGTGCTTACGTTCGAACCTCATCCGCGCGAGTATTTCCCGCATCTCGATCCGGTTCCGCGCATTTCGACGCTTTTCGACAAGGTAAAGCGCATTCTCGACTGCGGCGTGGAGCGGATCTACATGCTCCCCTTCAATGAGCGCATCGCCCGCGAAGGGGCCGAGCACTTCGTGAAGGAGGTGCTCGTCAAAGGGCTCGACTGCCGCTGGATCACCGTGGGCGAAGACTTCCGCTTCGGAAGCGGACGCGCGGCCGATGCCCATGATCTTGTGAATTTCGGCAGGGAACATCATTTCGAGACGTGGATTTCCCCGCTTCTCTTTCACGGCGAAAGAAAGGTGAGCTCAACCCGCGTGCGGGAAGCGCTGGCAGCCGGGGACTTTTACGAAACGTCCCTCATGCTCGGGCGCCCCTACACGATGTCTGGCCGCGTGATTCACGGTCAGGCGCTCGGGCGCACGCTCGGCTACCCCACGCTCAACATTGCTCCGATTCCGCCCGGAAGCCGTGCGCGTCCTGCGCTCTCGGGCGTCTTTGCCGTACGGGTCGACGGGATTCTTCCCGGCGCGAGCATTCCGGGCGTCGCTTCGCTCGGGCTTCGTCCGACGGTTACGAGCTCTCGTCGCTGGCTCCTTGAGACCCATCTCTTTGACTGGCACGGCGACGCCTACGGCAGACATATCTGCGTCCGCTTCATCGAGCGAATACGTTCGGAACAGAAATTCAGCGGCCTTCCTGAACTCACAGCCGCCATCAAAAACGACGCCGCCCGCGCGCGTCAGATTCTCGGGCTTGCCCCGGGAACGCCGGAGTGA
- a CDS encoding SLC13 family permease encodes MTANNQVDRGTYDPLDMNSYSLNRIPKRPLSPAGRFFRLWGLPIAALIFVVSAYLVQFPILDQRQQIMFGLFATALFLWISEAVPNYLTSMLLICGLVLTGILKAKPAMATLGDPVIWLNVSAFIMASAMVKTDLVKRVALWLIIRFGRNAGMIFMTFLAINLILAAFINATAAKAALMMPLFMVVSAIYGAPGTDTTNNFARNLVLHNLLMINASCNMYMTGSGANLMAVALLAGAGTTIYYFDWFAAGVPLVLAFGIISYMIGVRFVFPLTKEDREPKLQGGREALIKAYQALGSLKVSEVKAAAIFLLVLIVWATDKLHGLNSTIVAMLGAVIMLAPQLKLISWNDVDIPWHLMIFSAGAYSLGAGLTNTKLMEVLTKHLMDAFGMNSMSYFELYAVLTAIFIASHFIFQSKNMRTIIFIPIVIGIAQAMNISVLALGLPVALCINVCWSLPFNAKPNAMLYGTNKYTMSESFWYGFVMSVLYWLLLLAAGGTYFIWLGISPGFF; translated from the coding sequence ATGACTGCCAACAACCAGGTCGATCGGGGAACATACGATCCTCTCGACATGAACAGCTATTCGCTCAACCGCATTCCCAAGCGGCCGCTATCGCCTGCAGGGCGTTTTTTCCGGCTTTGGGGGCTGCCTATTGCTGCTCTGATCTTCGTCGTTTCTGCCTATCTTGTGCAGTTTCCGATTCTCGATCAGCGTCAGCAGATCATGTTCGGACTATTTGCTACGGCGCTGTTCCTTTGGATTTCTGAGGCGGTGCCCAACTACCTCACGTCCATGCTCCTTATCTGCGGTCTGGTGCTCACAGGTATTCTCAAGGCAAAGCCTGCGATGGCAACCTTGGGCGATCCGGTAATCTGGCTGAATGTGTCCGCCTTCATCATGGCGAGCGCGATGGTGAAAACCGACCTTGTAAAGCGCGTTGCTTTGTGGCTCATCATCCGGTTCGGCAGGAACGCAGGAATGATCTTCATGACATTCCTCGCCATCAATTTGATCCTTGCGGCTTTCATCAACGCTACTGCCGCCAAGGCCGCGCTGATGATGCCGCTTTTCATGGTCGTCTCCGCAATCTACGGAGCGCCGGGAACAGATACCACCAACAACTTTGCGCGGAATCTCGTCCTGCACAACCTTCTCATGATTAATGCATCCTGCAACATGTACATGACCGGGTCGGGCGCGAACCTCATGGCCGTTGCTCTTCTTGCGGGCGCGGGAACGACGATCTACTACTTCGACTGGTTTGCTGCGGGCGTGCCTCTTGTGCTGGCCTTCGGCATCATTTCTTACATGATCGGCGTCCGCTTTGTTTTTCCGCTTACGAAGGAAGATCGAGAGCCTAAGCTGCAGGGCGGGCGTGAGGCGCTCATCAAGGCCTATCAGGCGCTGGGAAGTCTCAAGGTCTCGGAAGTGAAGGCTGCGGCTATTTTTCTCCTCGTGCTCATCGTCTGGGCCACGGATAAGCTGCATGGGCTCAATTCAACCATTGTTGCCATGCTGGGCGCCGTAATCATGCTTGCGCCTCAGCTGAAGCTGATCAGCTGGAATGACGTTGACATTCCCTGGCACCTGATGATCTTCTCGGCGGGTGCGTATTCACTGGGCGCCGGTCTGACGAACACCAAGCTGATGGAAGTTCTGACGAAGCATCTGATGGACGCTTTCGGCATGAATTCGATGTCGTACTTCGAACTCTATGCAGTGCTTACGGCTATTTTCATCGCCAGCCACTTTATCTTTCAGAGCAAGAACATGCGCACGATCATTTTCATACCGATTGTGATCGGCATTGCTCAGGCAATGAACATCAGCGTTCTGGCGCTGGGTCTGCCGGTAGCGCTCTGCATCAATGTCTGCTGGTCGCTTCCCTTCAACGCCAAGCCCAATGCCATGCTGTACGGCACGAATAAGTACACGATGAGCGAATCGTTCTGGTACGGGTTTGTCATGTCCGTGCTCTACTGGCTGCTTCTTCTGGCGGCGGGCGGCACGTACTTCATCTGGCTTGGGATCTCTCCAGGCTTCTTCTGA